From Erwinia sp. HDF1-3R, one genomic window encodes:
- a CDS encoding PTS mannitol transporter subunit IICBA, with translation MSSSDIKIKVQNFGRFLSNMVMPNIGAFIAWGIITALFIPTGWLPNETMAKLVAPMITYLLPLLIGYTGGRLVGGDRGGVVGAITTMGVIVGADMPMFLGSMIAGPLGGWAIKRFDRLVDGKIKSGFEMLVNNFSAGIIGMLLAILAFLAIGPLVEGLSHILAAGVNLMVQNNLLPLTSIFVEPAKILFLNNAINHGIFSPLGIQQASAAGKSIFFLIEANPGPGLGVLMAYMFFGRGNAKQSAGGAAIIHFLGGIHEIYFPYVLMNPRLILAVILGGMTGVFTLTLLNGGLVSPASPGSILAVLAMTPKGAYFANIAAIVAAFAVSFVVSAILLKTSKVKEEEDIDAAARRVSDMKAQSKGQVGTASAAANGANGLNSDLSLVRKIIVACDAGMGSSAMGAGVLRKKVNDAGLTNISVTNTAINNLPGDVDLVITHRDLTERALRQAPHAQHISLTNFLDSGLYTDLTSRLVEANRSAGHRDKVSAALSDSYDDSQEHLFRLSASNVFLGNHASNKEQAIRFAGEQLVKGGYVEPEYVEAMLDREKLTPTYLGESIAVPHGTIEAKDRVLKTGVVFCQYPDGVQFGEEEEDIARLVIGIAARNNEHIQVITSLTNALDDESVIAKLTTTSSVQEVLDLLSGKKTA, from the coding sequence ATGTCCTCATCAGATATCAAGATCAAAGTACAAAACTTTGGTCGCTTTCTGAGCAACATGGTAATGCCGAATATTGGCGCGTTTATCGCCTGGGGTATTATCACCGCGCTGTTTATTCCGACCGGCTGGCTGCCGAATGAAACCATGGCCAAACTGGTCGCACCGATGATCACCTATCTGCTGCCGTTGCTGATTGGATACACCGGGGGTCGACTGGTGGGCGGCGATCGCGGCGGCGTGGTCGGTGCAATCACCACCATGGGCGTGATTGTTGGTGCGGATATGCCGATGTTTCTCGGATCGATGATTGCCGGACCGCTGGGCGGCTGGGCCATCAAAAGATTCGACCGTCTGGTCGACGGCAAAATCAAAAGCGGCTTCGAGATGCTGGTTAACAACTTCTCTGCCGGGATTATCGGCATGCTGTTGGCTATCCTCGCGTTTCTGGCGATCGGTCCGCTGGTAGAGGGGCTATCACATATCCTCGCCGCGGGCGTAAACCTGATGGTGCAGAACAATCTGCTGCCGCTGACTTCAATTTTTGTTGAACCGGCAAAAATTCTGTTCCTGAATAATGCCATCAACCACGGTATTTTCTCCCCGTTAGGGATTCAGCAGGCGAGTGCAGCCGGTAAGTCGATCTTCTTCCTGATCGAAGCTAACCCCGGTCCGGGCCTGGGCGTGCTGATGGCCTATATGTTCTTTGGCCGGGGCAATGCCAAACAGTCTGCTGGCGGTGCGGCGATCATCCATTTCCTGGGCGGTATCCACGAAATCTACTTCCCCTATGTGCTGATGAACCCGCGGCTGATTCTGGCCGTTATCCTCGGCGGTATGACCGGCGTCTTTACCCTGACGCTGCTTAACGGCGGTCTGGTTTCCCCTGCCTCGCCTGGCTCAATCCTCGCCGTACTGGCGATGACGCCAAAAGGTGCCTACTTCGCTAATATCGCGGCGATTGTGGCCGCATTTGCCGTCTCTTTCGTGGTTTCCGCTATCTTACTGAAGACCAGCAAGGTGAAGGAAGAAGAGGATATCGACGCGGCCGCGCGTCGCGTTAGCGATATGAAAGCGCAGTCTAAAGGCCAGGTCGGGACGGCGTCTGCCGCCGCGAATGGCGCTAACGGCCTGAACAGTGATTTGAGCCTGGTGCGCAAAATCATCGTTGCCTGCGATGCCGGAATGGGTTCCAGCGCAATGGGCGCGGGCGTTCTGCGTAAAAAGGTTAACGATGCCGGTCTGACGAATATTTCCGTGACCAATACCGCCATCAATAATCTGCCGGGCGATGTGGATCTGGTCATTACCCACCGCGACCTCACCGAGCGCGCCCTGCGTCAGGCTCCTCATGCCCAGCACATTTCGCTGACTAACTTTCTCGACAGCGGACTCTATACCGACCTGACATCGCGTCTGGTGGAGGCGAATCGCAGCGCGGGCCATCGTGATAAAGTGAGTGCCGCCCTGAGTGATAGCTATGACGACAGCCAGGAGCATCTGTTCCGGCTGAGCGCCAGCAACGTTTTCCTCGGCAACCACGCCAGCAACAAAGAGCAGGCCATCCGCTTTGCCGGTGAACAGCTGGTGAAAGGGGGCTACGTTGAGCCAGAATATGTTGAAGCCATGCTCGACCGTGAAAAGCTCACGCCGACCTACCTGGGCGAATCCATCGCCGTGCCGCACGGCACCATTGAAGCCAAAGACCGCGTGCTGAAAACCGGGGTGGTGTTCTGCCAGTATCCTGACGGCGTGCAGTTTGGCGAGGAGGAAGAGGATATTGCCCGGCTGGTTATTGGTATCGCCGCCCGCAATAATGAACACATTCAGGTGATCACCAGTCTGACGAATGCGCTGGATGATGAGAGCGTGATCGCTAAGCTGACCACCACCTCCAGCGTGCAGGAAGTGCTGGATCTGCTGTCAGGTAAAAAAACAGCGTAG
- a CDS encoding sugar ABC transporter substrate-binding protein encodes MKKLPLALLAISLLSTAPTFAETGAAVPAAIANHAGPVRIAVIRNLGSDDNTTQFVAGAIQEGRSLGFKVSTFLSNGDDARFQDFVNQAISQKYDGIILSHGKDPYSTGLVKRIADAGIKVSVFDTPVNQPVEGVTVTAQDDASLAQLSLDQLIKDTNGKANIVKLWVAGFPAMDRRQVVYEKVLKANPGIHQLESIGAVSSDVQGDTANKIGAILAKYPKGKIDAIWGSWDAFAQGAYKALQENGRTEIKLYSIDVSNQDLQLMHQKNSPWKQTVAVDSKLIGAINMRLVANKIGGEKTPASWQFKAAAISQGQLASQSGAVNVASLNKILPGWGESSDFVAPWFATLQAKYAKK; translated from the coding sequence ATGAAAAAGCTCCCACTGGCACTGCTTGCTATCAGCCTGCTCTCCACCGCCCCGACCTTTGCCGAGACCGGCGCTGCCGTTCCGGCCGCCATTGCCAACCACGCCGGCCCGGTACGCATTGCGGTTATCCGTAATCTGGGATCGGATGACAACACCACCCAGTTTGTTGCCGGTGCCATTCAGGAAGGCCGCAGTCTGGGCTTTAAGGTCAGCACCTTTTTGAGCAACGGTGACGACGCGCGTTTCCAGGACTTCGTTAATCAGGCGATCAGCCAGAAATATGACGGCATTATCCTCTCGCACGGCAAAGACCCCTATTCGACCGGGCTGGTGAAGCGCATTGCCGATGCGGGTATTAAAGTCTCCGTGTTCGATACGCCGGTTAACCAGCCGGTGGAGGGCGTGACCGTCACCGCGCAGGATGATGCTTCCCTTGCGCAGCTGTCGCTCGATCAGCTGATCAAAGACACCAACGGTAAGGCGAATATCGTCAAGCTGTGGGTCGCGGGCTTCCCGGCGATGGATCGCCGTCAGGTGGTGTATGAGAAAGTGCTGAAGGCCAATCCGGGCATTCACCAGCTGGAGTCGATCGGCGCAGTATCCTCTGACGTGCAGGGCGACACCGCCAATAAAATCGGGGCGATTCTGGCCAAATACCCGAAAGGGAAGATCGATGCTATCTGGGGATCCTGGGATGCCTTTGCCCAGGGGGCCTACAAGGCTCTGCAGGAGAATGGCCGCACGGAGATCAAGCTCTACAGCATCGACGTATCCAATCAGGATTTGCAGCTGATGCATCAGAAGAACAGCCCGTGGAAACAGACCGTGGCGGTAGACAGCAAGCTTATTGGCGCTATCAATATGCGTCTTGTGGCGAACAAAATCGGGGGGGAAAAGACCCCGGCCAGCTGGCAGTTTAAGGCGGCAGCCATTTCCCAGGGGCAGCTTGCCAGCCAGTCCGGTGCGGTTAACGTCGCCAGCCTGAATAAAATCCTGCCGGGCTGGGGCGAGTCTTCCGATTTTGTCGCGCCGTGGTTTGCCACGCTGCAGGCTAAGTACGCGAAGAAATAA
- a CDS encoding HTH-type transcriptional regulator has product MEIKDPMSELLSSLEHIVLTREVIQSAPPLKGEVLMPEPKRIREITGLEIDEFALAMGVSVSSVKSWEAKRTRPSRSAQKLMQLIQSNPCLSRELLA; this is encoded by the coding sequence ATGGAAATTAAAGATCCTATGTCCGAGCTGTTATCCAGCCTTGAGCATATTGTATTGACCCGTGAAGTGATCCAGTCCGCTCCCCCATTAAAGGGTGAAGTATTGATGCCCGAACCAAAACGTATCAGGGAAATTACCGGTCTGGAAATTGATGAGTTTGCCCTGGCCATGGGCGTTAGCGTTTCATCGGTGAAAAGCTGGGAAGCGAAGCGCACCAGGCCTTCGCGCAGCGCACAGAAGTTAATGCAATTGATTCAGTCTAATCCGTGCCTCAGCCGCGAGCTGCTGGCATAA
- a CDS encoding NAD(P)-dependent alcohol dehydrogenase, translating into MQVTGLAAKSATTPLEPFEFQRRELQSGDVHIDIHYCGVCHSDLHMARNEWGVSQFPLVPGHEIVGRVISTGSDVTAFKAGDLVGVGVMVDSCGHCSQCNQGEEQYCEAGYTATYNGDEKVIGGKTFGGYADSIVVDSKFVVTVPESLELSAVAPLLCAGVTTWSPLKHWNVQPGQKVGVIGLGGLGHMAVKLAHAMGAEVVLFTTSPSKGSDALRLGASKVVVSKDAAQMAAEVSSLDIILDCVAAPHDLDPYLNTLKANGHLVLVGIPDAPHTSPDVAPIVFRRLSISGTSIGSIRETQEMLHFCGQHNIVSDVEVIRLDEVETAFERMLKGDVKYRFVIDMKASRS; encoded by the coding sequence ATGCAGGTAACAGGTCTGGCAGCAAAATCTGCCACTACGCCACTCGAACCTTTCGAATTTCAACGTCGCGAACTTCAGTCCGGCGATGTGCATATTGATATCCACTACTGCGGCGTTTGCCACTCCGACCTGCATATGGCGCGCAATGAGTGGGGCGTCAGCCAGTTTCCACTGGTGCCGGGACATGAAATCGTTGGTCGCGTCATCAGCACCGGCAGCGACGTAACCGCGTTTAAAGCAGGCGATCTGGTTGGCGTTGGTGTGATGGTAGACTCCTGCGGTCACTGCTCACAGTGTAACCAGGGCGAAGAGCAGTACTGCGAAGCGGGCTACACGGCCACCTATAACGGCGACGAGAAGGTTATCGGCGGCAAAACCTTTGGCGGCTACGCAGACAGCATCGTTGTGGACAGCAAATTTGTGGTTACCGTTCCGGAAAGCCTTGAGCTGAGCGCAGTTGCGCCGCTGCTGTGCGCGGGCGTGACCACCTGGTCCCCGCTGAAGCACTGGAACGTGCAGCCTGGCCAGAAGGTCGGCGTGATTGGCCTGGGTGGACTGGGTCATATGGCGGTGAAGCTGGCCCATGCCATGGGCGCGGAAGTGGTGCTGTTTACCACGTCGCCGTCAAAAGGCAGCGATGCGCTCCGCCTGGGGGCCAGTAAAGTGGTTGTCTCTAAAGATGCCGCGCAAATGGCAGCAGAGGTCAGCAGCCTTGATATCATTCTGGACTGCGTCGCGGCTCCGCACGATCTGGACCCGTACCTCAACACGCTGAAGGCGAACGGTCATCTGGTGCTGGTGGGCATTCCCGATGCACCCCATACCTCACCGGACGTGGCGCCGATTGTCTTTCGCCGCCTGAGCATTTCCGGCACATCCATCGGCAGCATCCGTGAAACGCAGGAGATGCTGCATTTTTGTGGTCAGCACAATATCGTTTCGGATGTGGAAGTGATTCGCCTGGATGAGGTGGAAACCGCGTTTGAACGGATGCTGAAAGGCGACGTGAAGTACCGCTTTGTGATCGATATGAAGGCTTCGCGCTCGTAA
- the mtlD gene encoding mannitol-1-phosphate 5-dehydrogenase: MKALHFGAGNIGRGFIGKLLADAGIQLTFADVNQVVLDALNARHEYPVRVVGEEAQLEIVKGVNAVSSASDDIIPLIAEVDIVTTAVGPQILERIAGGIAKGLIARSDSGNSRPLNIIACENMVRGTTQLKGHVLKALPEQYHAWLDASVGFVDSAVDRIVPPSEAGTADPLEVTVETFSEWIVDKTQFKGPLPAIPGMELTDNLMAFVERKLFTLNTGHAITAYLGQLAGHQTIRDAILDEHVRKVVKGAMEESGAVLVRRYGFDADKHAAYIQKILGRFENPWLKDDVERVGRQPLRKLSAGDRLIKPTLGTLEYGLPHDNLVTGIVAAMHYRSDQDPQALELTTMLSTLGVQATLVEISGLDADSEVVTAVVKAWNAMA, from the coding sequence ATGAAAGCATTACATTTTGGTGCCGGTAACATCGGCCGTGGGTTTATTGGTAAGTTACTGGCAGACGCCGGTATTCAGCTGACCTTCGCTGACGTCAACCAGGTGGTACTGGACGCGCTCAATGCGCGCCACGAATACCCGGTTCGCGTCGTCGGCGAAGAAGCCCAGCTGGAGATCGTGAAGGGTGTGAATGCGGTCAGCAGCGCAAGCGATGACATTATCCCTCTGATTGCGGAGGTGGATATCGTGACCACCGCAGTGGGCCCGCAGATCCTCGAACGTATCGCAGGCGGCATCGCCAAAGGGCTGATCGCGCGCAGCGACAGCGGCAATAGCCGTCCGTTAAATATCATTGCCTGTGAAAATATGGTGCGCGGCACCACCCAGCTTAAGGGGCACGTGCTCAAGGCGCTGCCGGAACAGTATCACGCCTGGCTCGATGCCAGCGTTGGCTTTGTCGATTCTGCCGTGGACCGCATTGTGCCACCTTCCGAGGCGGGTACGGCTGACCCCCTTGAAGTCACCGTTGAGACATTCAGCGAGTGGATCGTCGATAAGACGCAGTTTAAAGGCCCCCTTCCGGCGATCCCCGGCATGGAGCTGACCGATAACCTGATGGCGTTTGTCGAGCGCAAGCTGTTTACGCTCAATACCGGACACGCTATTACCGCCTATCTCGGCCAGCTGGCCGGACACCAGACCATCCGTGATGCCATTCTGGATGAGCACGTACGTAAGGTGGTTAAAGGGGCGATGGAGGAGAGCGGCGCGGTGCTGGTGCGGCGCTATGGCTTTGATGCTGATAAACATGCGGCCTACATTCAAAAAATTCTTGGCCGTTTTGAAAACCCCTGGCTTAAGGATGATGTCGAACGCGTGGGACGTCAGCCGCTGCGCAAGCTGAGCGCAGGCGACCGCCTGATCAAACCCACGCTGGGTACGCTGGAATATGGCCTGCCGCACGATAACCTGGTGACGGGCATCGTCGCTGCAATGCATTATCGCAGCGACCAGGACCCCCAGGCGCTGGAGCTGACAACGATGCTGTCAACGCTGGGGGTGCAGGCTACTCTGGTGGAGATTTCCGGGCTTGATGCCGACAGCGAAGTGGTCACCGCCGTAGTTAAAGCCTGGAACGCTATGGCATAA
- a CDS encoding MltR family transcriptional regulator yields the protein MEKPQAFENRVLERLNAGRSVRSFLIAAVELLAEAVNLLVIQVFRKDDYAVKYAVEPLLLGNGPLGELSVRLKLIYGLGVINRSEYEDAELLMALREALNDDGTDYRFTDDELLGPFGELHCVTALPPRPDFSIADPEMVAMLRQRYQQVVRSTLVLSLTELISRISLKQAFKK from the coding sequence ATGGAAAAACCACAGGCTTTTGAGAATCGGGTGCTGGAACGCCTGAATGCAGGACGTTCGGTAAGAAGTTTTCTGATTGCAGCCGTTGAGCTGCTGGCCGAAGCCGTTAACCTGCTGGTGATTCAGGTTTTCCGCAAGGATGATTATGCGGTGAAATATGCGGTCGAGCCTCTGCTGCTGGGCAACGGGCCGCTGGGTGAACTGTCGGTGCGCCTGAAGCTGATTTATGGCCTTGGCGTAATCAACCGCAGCGAGTACGAAGATGCAGAACTGCTGATGGCGCTGCGCGAGGCGCTTAACGACGATGGCACCGATTACCGCTTTACCGATGATGAGCTGCTGGGACCCTTTGGCGAGCTGCACTGCGTGACCGCTTTACCCCCCCGCCCCGATTTTTCCATCGCCGATCCGGAGATGGTCGCCATGCTCCGGCAGCGCTACCAGCAGGTCGTCCGTTCCACCCTGGTCCTGTCGCTGACCGAACTGATTTCCCGCATCAGCCTCAAGCAGGCTTTCAAAAAGTAG
- a CDS encoding ABC transporter permease, whose product MSSNELSLKRTPVRHQLFEFLYKWGMLLTCVALIAAFGLASDSFLEPTNIINILRSIAIVTVIAVGVSVSLTIGGFDLSVGSTASLANSLVISLFVWYGYGSTEAIALTLLLCTLVGLFNAFLIVVLKIPDMLATLASLFIVQGVAMTWSFGGSITENMVMPSGDMAEGTIPANFSLLGQVPTIVIIMLVVTLVAQLGLSLTKHGRRMYAIGGNPEAARLSGIRTNRYRVLAYVIASLLAGLGGILLASRIGSSQVNAGGGYLMDAVAAAWIGFSLAGSGKPNALGTLVGAVILGVLQNGLVMLSVPYYAMDIIKGLVLAVALAITYIQRR is encoded by the coding sequence GTGAGCAGCAATGAACTTTCCCTGAAGCGGACGCCCGTGCGTCACCAGCTGTTTGAATTTCTCTATAAGTGGGGAATGTTGTTAACCTGCGTGGCGCTCATCGCCGCATTTGGCCTGGCCTCGGACAGTTTTCTGGAGCCGACCAACATCATTAATATTTTGCGCTCGATCGCCATCGTAACGGTGATCGCCGTAGGCGTCTCGGTTTCGCTGACCATCGGCGGCTTCGACCTTTCCGTGGGGTCTACCGCGTCGCTGGCAAACTCGCTCGTTATCTCCCTGTTCGTCTGGTACGGCTACGGCAGCACCGAGGCAATAGCGCTTACGCTGCTGCTCTGCACCCTGGTCGGGCTGTTTAACGCCTTTCTGATCGTTGTGCTGAAAATTCCCGACATGTTAGCCACGCTGGCCAGCCTGTTTATTGTGCAGGGGGTGGCGATGACCTGGAGCTTCGGCGGCTCCATTACGGAAAATATGGTAATGCCGAGTGGTGATATGGCCGAAGGGACCATCCCGGCCAACTTCTCCCTGCTCGGCCAGGTGCCGACCATCGTCATTATTATGCTGGTGGTCACCCTGGTGGCCCAGCTTGGGTTGTCGCTGACCAAACATGGCCGTCGGATGTATGCCATTGGCGGTAATCCGGAGGCGGCGCGCCTGTCGGGTATTCGTACGAATCGTTATCGCGTGCTGGCCTACGTGATTGCCTCACTGCTGGCGGGGCTGGGCGGCATTCTGCTGGCGTCGCGCATCGGCTCATCGCAGGTCAATGCCGGTGGTGGGTATCTGATGGATGCAGTCGCTGCCGCCTGGATTGGATTCTCGCTGGCGGGTTCCGGTAAGCCGAATGCGCTGGGCACGCTGGTGGGGGCGGTGATCCTCGGCGTGCTGCAAAACGGGCTGGTGATGCTCTCCGTGCCCTATTACGCCATGGATATTATCAAAGGTCTGGTACTGGCCGTCGCGCTGGCTATCACCTATATCCAGCGGCGTTAG
- a CDS encoding YibL family ribosome-associated protein, with product MKEHVQEEIKVLSDKLDALTHKEPLLLESGDAEKLGELQEAKDKLIAEIERLREVRDENLSKEAQKLKQLPFSRAITKKEQANMGALKKSVRGIVVVHPMTALGREMGLKEMTGFAKTAF from the coding sequence ATGAAAGAACACGTTCAGGAAGAGATAAAGGTCCTCAGCGATAAGCTGGACGCCCTTACGCATAAAGAGCCACTGCTGCTGGAATCCGGTGATGCAGAGAAGCTTGGCGAGTTACAGGAAGCCAAAGACAAGCTGATTGCTGAGATTGAGCGCCTGCGTGAAGTGCGCGACGAGAACCTGAGCAAAGAAGCGCAGAAGCTGAAGCAGCTGCCGTTCAGCCGGGCGATCACTAAAAAAGAGCAGGCCAATATGGGCGCGCTGAAGAAAAGCGTGCGCGGTATTGTCGTGGTACACCCCATGACCGCGCTGGGCCGCGAAATGGGCCTGAAGGAAATGACCGGCTTCGCTAAAACGGCTTTTTAA
- a CDS encoding DUF3053 domain-containing protein, giving the protein MTTGISRAWTRLLVPFAALFLVLQLTGCGDKEADQRKAFIDFLQNTVQRSGEHLPALSADQKQKFGPYVNDYAIIYGFSQQVNHTVDSGIKPVVDELSAIRMPQDYLTRRDSLRQASGSLGVLTQQIQAARTQADSGKAGLKQPSDLKAVYDNVYNKVVTQPVSVLMPLLPALQTLSQNAVQTGDFLQQQGTQVTFNGPAIQFPTQQQATQYNQMMTNLSANSQALAQAQSALQTTFQ; this is encoded by the coding sequence ATGACGACAGGAATCTCGCGTGCGTGGACGCGTCTGCTGGTGCCTTTCGCGGCACTGTTTCTGGTCTTGCAACTGACCGGCTGCGGCGATAAAGAAGCCGATCAGCGCAAAGCATTTATCGATTTCCTGCAAAACACCGTCCAGCGCAGCGGCGAACATTTACCGGCGCTGAGCGCGGATCAAAAGCAGAAGTTTGGTCCTTACGTTAATGATTACGCTATTATTTACGGCTTTTCCCAGCAGGTTAATCATACGGTCGATTCCGGTATCAAGCCCGTCGTGGATGAGCTGTCGGCCATTCGTATGCCACAGGATTACCTGACCCGCCGTGATTCTCTGCGCCAGGCAAGCGGCTCGCTCGGCGTGCTGACGCAGCAGATTCAGGCGGCCAGAACGCAGGCGGATAGCGGTAAGGCTGGCCTGAAACAACCGTCCGATCTGAAAGCGGTTTACGATAACGTTTATAACAAAGTGGTGACGCAGCCCGTCAGCGTACTGATGCCGCTGCTGCCCGCCCTGCAAACGCTTAGCCAGAATGCGGTGCAGACCGGTGATTTCCTGCAACAGCAGGGTACTCAGGTGACCTTTAATGGCCCGGCCATTCAGTTTCCTACCCAGCAGCAGGCTACGCAGTACAACCAGATGATGACTAACCTGTCGGCCAATTCACAGGCGCTGGCCCAGGCGCAGAGCGCGTTACAGACTACCTTCCAGTAA
- the glyS gene encoding glycine--tRNA ligase subunit beta: MTEKTFLVEIGTEELPPKALRSLAESFAANFTAELDAAGLTHGDVSWYAAPRRLALKVANLSAAQPDREVEKRGPAIAAAFDANGTATKAAEGWARGCGITVDQAERLSTDKGEWLLYRAHVKGESAQSLLPAMVSTSLAKLPIPKLMRWGDSDVQFVRPVHTVTLLLDDEIVPATILGVTAARTLRGHRFMGEPEFTLDRADQYPQLLLERGKVLADYEARKAQIKAGVEAAAREIGGIADLSESLLEEVTSLVEWPVVLTAKFEEKFLAVPAEALVYTMKGDQKYFPVYNSAGELLPHFIFVTNIESKDPQQIISGNEKVVRPRLADAEFFFNADRKKRLEDNLPRLETVLFQKELGTLRDKTDRIQALAGWIAGQTGADVNHATRAGLLSKCDLMTNMVFEFTDTQGVMGMHYARHDGEAEDVAVALNEQYQPRFAGDALPSNPVACALAIADKMDTLAGIFGIGQHPKGDKDPFALRRAALGVLRIIVEKKLPLDLQTLTEEAVRLYGSKLSNAKVVDEVIDFMLGRFRTWYQEEGHSVDTIQAVLARRPTRPADFNARMQAVSHFRTLDEAATLAAANKRVSNILAKATEPLNDSVQASLLKENEEIKLATYVSALSSKLAPWFAEGRYQDALVELAQLRTAVDNFFEKVMVNAEDRDVRINRLTLLAKLRELFLQVADISLLQ; encoded by the coding sequence ATGACTGAGAAAACTTTTCTGGTGGAGATCGGCACTGAAGAACTCCCACCAAAGGCCCTGCGCAGCCTTGCCGAATCCTTTGCCGCAAACTTTACCGCTGAACTGGACGCCGCTGGCCTGACCCACGGCGATGTGAGCTGGTACGCCGCGCCGCGTCGCCTGGCGCTGAAAGTGGCTAACCTGAGCGCCGCCCAGCCGGATCGTGAAGTGGAAAAACGGGGTCCGGCCATCGCGGCCGCGTTTGATGCTAATGGCACGGCCACCAAAGCCGCCGAAGGCTGGGCCCGCGGCTGCGGCATCACCGTCGATCAGGCCGAGCGCCTGAGCACCGACAAAGGTGAATGGCTGCTCTATCGCGCCCACGTGAAGGGCGAAAGCGCCCAGTCGCTATTGCCTGCGATGGTCAGCACGTCCCTTGCTAAACTGCCCATCCCCAAGCTGATGCGCTGGGGCGACTCCGACGTGCAGTTCGTCCGTCCGGTGCATACCGTGACGCTGCTGCTGGACGATGAGATTGTTCCCGCTACCATTCTGGGCGTCACGGCGGCGCGCACCCTTCGCGGCCATCGCTTTATGGGCGAGCCTGAATTCACCCTTGACCGGGCCGACCAGTATCCGCAACTCCTGCTGGAGCGCGGCAAAGTTCTGGCCGATTACGAGGCGCGTAAAGCGCAGATTAAAGCCGGTGTGGAAGCCGCCGCGCGTGAGATTGGCGGCATCGCCGATCTGAGCGAAAGCCTGCTGGAAGAGGTCACCTCGCTGGTTGAGTGGCCGGTGGTGCTGACGGCGAAGTTTGAAGAGAAATTCCTGGCGGTTCCGGCCGAAGCGCTGGTTTACACCATGAAGGGTGACCAGAAGTACTTCCCGGTCTACAACAGCGCGGGCGAGCTGCTGCCTCACTTTATCTTCGTCACCAATATAGAGTCGAAGGATCCCCAGCAGATTATCTCCGGCAATGAAAAGGTGGTGCGACCGCGCCTGGCCGATGCCGAATTCTTCTTCAACGCTGACCGCAAAAAGCGTCTGGAAGATAATCTGCCGCGTCTGGAAACCGTGCTGTTCCAGAAAGAGCTGGGTACGCTGCGTGATAAAACCGACCGTATTCAGGCGCTGGCGGGCTGGATAGCCGGGCAAACGGGTGCCGACGTCAACCACGCCACGCGCGCCGGTTTGCTGTCCAAATGCGACCTGATGACCAATATGGTGTTTGAATTCACCGACACCCAGGGCGTGATGGGTATGCACTATGCGCGCCACGACGGTGAAGCAGAAGACGTTGCCGTTGCGCTTAACGAGCAGTATCAGCCGCGCTTCGCCGGTGATGCGCTGCCGTCTAACCCGGTGGCCTGTGCGCTGGCTATTGCCGACAAGATGGACACCCTGGCCGGGATCTTCGGCATCGGGCAGCATCCGAAAGGCGATAAAGACCCCTTCGCCCTGCGCCGCGCCGCGCTTGGCGTGCTGCGTATTATCGTCGAGAAGAAACTGCCGCTGGATCTGCAAACGCTGACCGAAGAAGCGGTGCGCCTCTACGGTAGCAAGCTGAGCAATGCAAAGGTGGTCGACGAGGTGATCGACTTTATGCTGGGTCGCTTCCGCACCTGGTATCAGGAAGAGGGCCACAGCGTGGATACCATCCAGGCCGTACTGGCGCGACGTCCCACGCGTCCGGCTGATTTCAACGCCCGTATGCAGGCCGTCTCACACTTCCGAACCCTTGATGAAGCCGCCACGCTGGCCGCCGCCAACAAGCGCGTGTCCAACATTCTGGCGAAGGCGACCGAGCCGCTGAACGACAGCGTGCAGGCCTCGCTGCTGAAAGAGAACGAAGAGATTAAGCTGGCGACCTATGTTTCTGCCCTGAGCAGCAAGCTGGCGCCGTGGTTCGCTGAAGGTCGCTATCAGGATGCGCTGGTCGAGCTGGCGCAGCTGCGTACCGCCGTCGATAACTTCTTCGAGAAGGTGATGGTGAATGCGGAAGATCGTGACGTGCGGATCAACCGCCTGACGCTGCTGGCGAAGCTGCGCGAGTTGTTCCTGCAGGTTGCGGATATCTCGCTGCTGCAATAG